One window from the genome of Candidatus Polarisedimenticolaceae bacterium encodes:
- a CDS encoding zf-HC2 domain-containing protein yields MSACQRLRPALLRVADGEADPAEALRVARHVASCTSCRIVAHRERRLRAAFEGLEDGPTDSAFLDRVMEALPSTPPPPPIGVEARRLAWLRRRRNRVLGFGLLAVTGAAAAAQAAGAWWFGTGTGLPHLTQVSESGSALGALVTALLMTAGSFSPGTVEAPHVGLPAVVAGAASLGAAGLLALGAAAALGLRRALSEARSR; encoded by the coding sequence ATGAGCGCCTGCCAGCGCCTCCGCCCCGCCCTGCTGCGCGTCGCCGACGGCGAGGCCGATCCCGCCGAGGCCCTTCGCGTCGCCCGTCACGTCGCCTCGTGCACGTCGTGCCGCATCGTCGCCCACCGGGAGCGTCGCCTGCGCGCCGCGTTCGAGGGACTCGAAGACGGCCCCACCGATTCGGCCTTCCTCGATCGCGTCATGGAGGCGCTCCCGTCGACGCCCCCGCCCCCGCCGATCGGCGTCGAGGCGCGCAGGCTGGCGTGGCTGCGGCGGCGCCGCAACCGGGTCCTGGGTTTCGGCCTGCTCGCCGTCACCGGTGCGGCGGCCGCCGCTCAGGCCGCGGGCGCGTGGTGGTTCGGGACGGGCACGGGGCTCCCGCATCTCACCCAGGTCTCCGAGAGCGGCTCCGCCCTCGGGGCCCTCGTGACCGCGCTGCTGATGACGGCGGGGTCGTTCTCGCCGGGTACCGTCGAGGCGCCCCACGTGGGTCTGCCCGCCGTCGTCGCCGGGGCCGCCTCCCTCGGAGCCGCGGGGTTGCTCGCCCTGGGAGCGGCGGCCGCGCTCGGTCTCCGGCGCGCGTTGTCCGAAGCTCGGTCGCGCTGA
- a CDS encoding sigma-70 family RNA polymerase sigma factor, giving the protein MTANDVVRSGLRRSEPQEGLADEALVALAAAGDREAFGELVRRHQRPLIGFLFRMTGNRDAAADLAQDVFIKVYQSLGSFDPTYRFTTWLYRIASNWAIDHLRRKQPKTCSLGNPADDDTPTVPEVAGHEPSPDDVLRLRELEARLEDAIEALPPAYRQLILLRHRQHLRYDEIARATRLPIGTVKNRIFRAREILRARLSDLLDAEA; this is encoded by the coding sequence TTGACCGCGAACGACGTCGTGCGATCCGGGCTGCGGCGCTCCGAACCCCAGGAGGGACTCGCCGACGAGGCTCTGGTGGCGCTCGCCGCCGCCGGGGATCGCGAGGCGTTCGGGGAGCTCGTCCGGCGCCACCAGCGCCCGCTCATCGGGTTCCTGTTCCGGATGACCGGGAATCGGGACGCCGCCGCCGATCTCGCCCAGGACGTCTTCATCAAGGTCTACCAGTCGCTGGGATCGTTCGACCCGACGTACCGGTTCACGACCTGGCTCTACCGCATCGCCTCCAACTGGGCGATCGACCACCTCCGGCGCAAGCAGCCCAAGACGTGCTCTCTCGGCAACCCCGCGGACGATGACACGCCCACCGTCCCCGAGGTCGCGGGCCACGAACCCTCCCCGGACGACGTCCTTCGCCTGCGCGAGCTCGAGGCGCGGCTCGAGGACGCCATCGAGGCGCTTCCGCCCGCCTACCGTCAGTTGATCCTGCTCCGGCACCGCCAGCACCTGAGGTACGACGAGATCGCCCGCGCGACGCGCCTGCCGATCGGCACCGTCAAGAACCGGATCTTCCGCGCGCGCGAGATCCTGCGCGCCCGACTCTCGGACCTGCTGGACGCGGAGGCATGA